Proteins co-encoded in one Amia ocellicauda isolate fAmiCal2 chromosome 11, fAmiCal2.hap1, whole genome shotgun sequence genomic window:
- the LOC136763387 gene encoding myotubularin-related protein 9 isoform X3: MEECLNIASSIEALSSLDTVTEMYPFFYRPTSLRLNDKWGLCSPEQEFEQISSLSERWRLSDVNKDYSVCPTYPPAVIVPRTIDDETLRKAAKFRQGGRFPVLSYYHRKNGMVIMRSSQPLPGANRKRCREDELLLQAVNDSSNQGYIIDTRSPQLAQQARMTGGGFESKSNYSGWRRLHRNLERGKVLQESLIKLVEACNDQSNNMDRWLSKLENSKWLSHVNTALVTAGLLAECVEREGRSVLVHGAEGTDTTLLLTSLAQLILDPHSRTLSGFMALVEREWVQAGHPFQQRCAHSAFSHARLRHEAPTFLLFLDCLGQLGRQFPLALEFSEALLLRLFQEAYASNFGTFLCNSDRERCALGVKEKTHCLWQWLSQPSVRPKFTNPLYQSTELAIWPCVQPQAIQLWQGLFFRWTNNAKYLEEAWEEISLRVKQSKAKRCKESPAQETVSSEVAV; this comes from the exons ATGGAGGAGTGTCTGAACATCGCCAGCTCCATCGAG GCCCTGTCCTCCCTGGACACTGTCACAGAGATGTACCCCTTCTTCTACAGACCCACCTCCCTGAGGCTCAATGATAAGTGGGGTTTGTGCTCCCCTGAGCAGGAATTTGAACAAATATCTTCCCTT AGTGAGAGGTGGAGGCTGAGCGATGTGAACAAGGACTATTCTGTGTGCCCCACCTACCCCCCTGCAGTGATCGTGCCCAGAACCATCGACGATGAGACACTGAGGAAGGCTGCTAAGTTCAGACAGGGGGGGCGCTTCCCTGTTCTCAGCTACTACCACAGGAAGAATGGCATG GTCATCATGCGCAGTAGCCAGCCTCTGCCGGGAGCCAATCGGAAGCGCTGCCGTGAGGACGAGCTCCTCCTCCAGGCGGTAAATGACAGCTCGAACCAAGGTTACATCATTGACACGCGCTCGCCACAGCTGGCCCAGCAGGCACGGATGACAGGCGGCGGCTTCGAGTCCAAATCCAACTACAGTGGCTGGAGGAGACTACACCGCAACCTGGAGAG AGGGAAGGTGCTCCAGGAGAGTCTGATCAAGCTGGTGGAGGCCTGCAATGACCAGTCCAACAACATGGACCGCTGGCTGAGCAAGCTGGAGAACTCCAAGTGGCTGTCCCATGTCAACACGGCACTGGTGACGGCGGGGCTGCTGGCAGAGTGTGTGGAAAG GGAGGGACGGTCGGTGCTGGTCCATGGTGCAGAGGGCACAGACACCACGCTCCTGCTCACCTCGCTGGCACAACTCATCCTGGACCCCCACAGCCGCACTCTGAGTGGGTTCATGGCACTGGTGGAGAGGGAGTGGGTGCAG GCTGGCCACCCCTTCCAGCAGCGCTGCGCCCACTCTGCCTTCTCCCACGCCCGCCTGCGCCATGAGGCACCCACCTTCCTGCTATTCCTGGACTGCCTTGGACAGCTGGGCCGGCAGTTCCCCCTGGCTCTGGAGTTCAGCGAGGCCCTGCTGCTTCGCCTCTTCCAGGAAGCCTACGCCTCCAACTTTGGCACATTCCTGTGCAACAGCGACAGGGAGAG GTGTGCTCTGGGTGTGAAAGAGAAGACCCACTGTCTGTGGCAGTGGCTCAGCCAACCCAGTGTGAGACCGAAGTTCACCAACCCCCTGTACCAGTCCACGGAGCTGGCCATCTGGCCCTGTGTGCAGCCGCAGGCGATACAGCTGTGGCAAG GTCTGTTCTTCAGATGGACAAACAATGCAAAATATTTGGAAGAAGCTTGGGAAGAAATCAGCCTAAGAGtgaagcaaagcaaagcaaagaggTGCAAAGAAAGCCCGGCTCAGGAGACTGTGAGCTCGGAGGTAGCCGTGTGA